One window of the Candidatus Dependentiae bacterium genome contains the following:
- a CDS encoding HU family DNA-binding protein — protein MNKSELINELSEETTFSKKDIDRVLNSFARIVTRTLKKGEKVSITGFGSFWLSRRPARKGINPATKQRIDLPAINVPRFKPGKSLREGVK, from the coding sequence ATGAACAAAAGTGAGTTGATAAACGAATTAAGCGAAGAAACCACGTTTAGCAAAAAGGACATTGATCGTGTTCTTAATTCATTTGCACGTATTGTTACTCGCACTTTGAAAAAAGGCGAAAAAGTTTCAATAACTGGTTTTGGTAGCTTCTGGTTATCTCGCCGTCCAGCACGCAAAGGTATTAATCCAGCAACTAAACAACGCATTGATCTTCCAGCGATCAACGTTCCTCGCTTCAAGCCAGGCAAAAGCTTGCGCGAAGGGGTAAAATAA
- a CDS encoding TatD family hydrolase, whose amino-acid sequence MLIDTHCHLNMMVKKDFDIPINQNLLPDARIIVTDAQQHDVSTIINVGTSLIESKNCILLAQYIPTVFATVGIHPNDCTATWQKDLNEIKKLVQHKEENKIVGIGEIGMDKHYPDYNLQRQFDAFRAQIELALEHDLAIVIHTRDAADETLKILHEYKHDIRRGIIHCFSEDGYFAQETISMGFAIGIGGTVTYPNNQKLRDIVTTVSLTDIVLETDAPFLPPQEIRGKQNAPKYIQVIAKYIAQLRGESYELVAQKTTQRAQQIFKLPTS is encoded by the coding sequence GTGCTTATAGACACTCACTGCCACCTCAATATGATGGTAAAAAAAGATTTTGATATTCCAATTAATCAAAACCTATTGCCTGATGCTCGCATAATCGTTACAGATGCGCAGCAACACGACGTGTCTACCATTATCAACGTTGGTACCAGCTTGATTGAAAGTAAAAATTGTATTCTACTCGCACAATATATTCCTACCGTGTTTGCCACCGTTGGCATTCATCCGAATGATTGCACTGCCACTTGGCAAAAAGATCTCAATGAAATAAAAAAACTTGTACAACACAAAGAAGAAAATAAAATTGTTGGCATTGGTGAAATTGGCATGGACAAACACTATCCAGATTATAATCTACAACGTCAGTTTGATGCATTTCGAGCACAAATTGAACTTGCACTTGAACATGACCTGGCAATTGTTATACATACACGTGATGCCGCTGATGAAACATTAAAAATTTTACATGAATATAAACATGATATCAGACGAGGTATCATTCATTGCTTCTCAGAAGATGGGTATTTTGCCCAAGAAACTATTAGTATGGGATTTGCAATTGGAATTGGTGGCACAGTAACCTATCCAAACAATCAAAAATTACGTGATATAGTTACCACCGTTTCTCTTACTGACATAGTGCTGGAAACTGATGCACCATTTCTGCCACCACAAGAAATTCGTGGCAAACAAAATGCACCAAAATACATTCAAGTAATTGCCAAATATATTGCTCAACTACGTGGTGAATCATATGAGCTCGTAGCTCAAAAAACAACACAACGCGCACAACAAATTTTTAAATTACCAACGTCGTAA